The DNA sequence GAGTGGTCGAGCAGCGGCAGATGCGCGCTCAGTACCTCGACCGCATGGACATCGAGCGCGAGCGCGGCATCACGATCAAGTCCCAGGCGGTGCGGTTGCCGTGGGCCCCGACCCACGACAAGAGCGACACGCACATCCTCAACATGATCGACACCCCGGGGCACGTCGACTTCACCTACGAGGTCTCCCGCTCGCTCGCCGCCTGCGAGGGCACGATCCTGCTGGTCGACGCCGCCCAGGGCATCGAGGCCCAGACCCTCGCCAACCTCTACCTGGCGATGGAGAACGACCTCACGATCATCCCGGTGCTCAACAAGATCGACCTGCCGGCCGCGCAGCCGGAGAAGTTCGCCGAGGAGCTGGCGAACCTGGTCGGCTGCGACCCCGACGACGTCCTCAAGGTGTCCGCGAAGACCGGTCTGGGCGTCGAGGCGCTGCTGGACAAGGTGGTCGCCGAGATCCCCGCCCCGGTCGGCGTCAAGGACGCCCCCGCCCGCGCGATGATCTTCGACTCGGTCTACGACTCCTACCGCGGTGTCGTGACGTACGTCCGTGTCATCGACGGCCAGCTCAACAAGCGCGAGCGGATCCGGATGATGTCCACCGGCGCGACCCACGAGCTGCTGGAGATCGGCACCAACTCCCCGGAGATGCTGCCCGCCGACGGCCTCGGCGTCGGCGAGGTGGGCTACCTGATCACCGGTGTGAAGGACGTCCGCCAGTCGAAGGTCGGTGACACCGTCACCAGCCAGCACAAGGGTGCCCAGGAGGCGCTCGGCGGCTACAAGGACCCCAAGCCCATGGTGTTCTCCGGCCTCTACCCGCTGGACGGCTCGGACTACCCGGAGCTGCGCGAGGCCCTCGACAAGCTCCAGCTCAACGACGCCGCCCTGGTCTACGAACCGGAGACCTCCGCCGCCCTCGGCTTCGGCTTCCGCGTCGGCTTCCTCGGCCTGCTGCACCTGGACGTGATCCGCGAGCGGCTGGAGCGCGAGTTCGGCCTCGACCTGATCGCGACCGCGCCGAACGTGGTCTACCGCGTGGTCATGGAGGACGGCAGCGAGCACATCGTCACCAACCCGAGCGAGTTCCCCGAGGGGAAGATCGGCGAGGTGTACGAGCCGGTCGTGCGCGCCACCATCCTGGCGCCCAGCGAGTTCATCGGCTCGATCATGGAGCTGTGCCAGACCCGGCGCGGTGTGCTGCTCGGCATGGACTACCTCTCCGAGGACCGGGTCGAGATCCGCTACACCC is a window from the Streptomyces capillispiralis genome containing:
- the lepA gene encoding translation elongation factor 4, with the protein product MPAIPSHVPEPSRTDPALIRNFCIIAHIDHGKSTLADRMLQLTGVVEQRQMRAQYLDRMDIERERGITIKSQAVRLPWAPTHDKSDTHILNMIDTPGHVDFTYEVSRSLAACEGTILLVDAAQGIEAQTLANLYLAMENDLTIIPVLNKIDLPAAQPEKFAEELANLVGCDPDDVLKVSAKTGLGVEALLDKVVAEIPAPVGVKDAPARAMIFDSVYDSYRGVVTYVRVIDGQLNKRERIRMMSTGATHELLEIGTNSPEMLPADGLGVGEVGYLITGVKDVRQSKVGDTVTSQHKGAQEALGGYKDPKPMVFSGLYPLDGSDYPELREALDKLQLNDAALVYEPETSAALGFGFRVGFLGLLHLDVIRERLEREFGLDLIATAPNVVYRVVMEDGSEHIVTNPSEFPEGKIGEVYEPVVRATILAPSEFIGSIMELCQTRRGVLLGMDYLSEDRVEIRYTLPLAEIVFDFFDQLKSKTRGYASLDYEPTGEQTSSLVKVDILLHGDKVDAFSAITHKDAAYAYGVRLVAKLRELIPRQAFEVPIQAAIGSRVIARETIRAIRKDVLAKCYGGDISRKRKLLEKQKEGKKRMKMVGSVEVPQEAFIAVLSSDDSAGSGKSKK